TGGTGTAGAACAGACGCTCCTTCGCCGGGGCGTAGACGATGCCGCGCAGAGGGACGCCGTTTTCGACATAGGCAATGTTCACCGTGAAATCGCCACGACGCTTCACGAATTCCTTCGTCCCGTCGAGCGGATCGACGATCAGAAACGTGCTTGCGTTCTGGGCATGGGTCGCCGCCTGCTCCTCGGTGATCAGTGTGACGTCGGGAAACTCGGCCAGCAACCCGGCGGAAATCATCGCATCAGCGGCCTCATCGGCCTCCGTGACAGGCGAGGCATCGGATTTGGCCCGGACCTCGAAGTCATCGGCCCCGTAGATCTCCATGATCTTTTCGCCGGCTTCAAGCGCGAGGCGCCGCATGGCACTGGCAAGCTTTTCGAAATCCATCTCGTCACCCGTCGATCAATTGGTTGTTTGCTGGCAGCAATGATTGTCCAGCCATCTTCAACCCCTTATGATACCGCCTTGAGGTCAGGGCAAGCAGTACCGACGGAAAGGGCCACGATGTTCGAACAACGACAAACCCGCACGATGGGCGGCGCGGCCCTGACGACGCTGGCCCTGATCTACCACATGACGGTCTATAAGATTCGAAAGGGCGACCGTAATGCCGTATTTGGTTTGGCGATGTCGGTTGTTAAGTCTCTGCTGATGGTCGCTATTTTGTATCTGATGTTTTACTTCCTTCAGATGAGGAGTTCACCGATACGAGGTAACTTCATACTTTATATAATGTCGGGAATTTTCCTATTTCTCACGCAGAATAAAGCTATGGGTGCAGTCTTAGGGGCAGATGGTCCTGTCTCTCCGCTCATGAAGCATGGGCCGCTTAATCCAAGCATCGCGATTGTATCGTCGGCTCTGGCGGCTTTGTTCCAGCAGACCTTTGCTTGCTTGACGCTTCTTCTTTTGACTCATGCCCTTATTGAGCCTGTAAAGCTGGAGTATCCTTTCATCTGTCTCGGGATATTTTTGCTAGCTTGGTTCACCGGCTGTTGCATTGGTTTGATGTTCCGCGCCGCAAAGCCGTGGTGGCCGGGGGGAATTACCATTATTAGCCAGTTTTACATGCGGGCCAACATGTTTACATCCGGCAAGATTTTTGTAGCTAATGCTTTGCCGTCGACAATGCTACCACTGTTCACGTGGAACCCGCTCTTCCATACGATTGACCAAGCGCGTGGCTTTGCGTTCGTTAACTACACTCCTCGCAATTCCGATCTCCTTTATCCCATCTCTGTCGCGCTTACCTTTCTCATGATTGGCCTGGTTTGGGATTTTGTTAACAGACATTACATTTCCCTCAGCTGGTCTATTCGTCGTCTGTAGATCAAGAAGACTGTTCCTGTCCTATAATTTGATTGAGCTACGGGAGAGCTGGGGCTGCGTCGAACTTTCGGCCGGGTATGATCACATCATGAATCGCCGCAACCAAATAATGACAAAAAACTGTCGCGTTACGATGCCCTGCGGTTCTTGCAGCCCCCTGAACCCCTACCTATATAGCCCTGCGAAGCCGGCTATGGGGTCGGCGGTTCAGACAATGGGATCAGGCTTTCGGGGGCCGTTTACGGACCCGCAGGCCGCCGACATCGCCGGAAGAGAGGTTTGAATATGTCAAAAGTCATCGGAATCGACCTGGGAACCACCAACAGCTGTATCGCGATCATGGACGGCAGCCAGCCGAAGGTCGTGGAAAACAGCGAGGGAGCGCGCACCACGCCGTCGATCGTTGCCTTTACCGAGAATGAACGTCTGGTCGGCCAGTCCGCGAAGCGGCAGGCTGTGACCAACCCGAACAACACGATTTTCGCCGTGAAGCGCCTGATCGGGCGCCGGTTCGGTGATGAGGCCGTCGAGAAGGACAAGAAGCTTGTCCCCTACGACATTGTCGATGGCGGCAATGGTGATGCTTGGGTCGAAGCCCGGGGCGAGAAATATTCGCCGGCACAGATTAGCGCCATGATCCTCGGCAAGATGAAAGAGACCGCGGAATCCTATCTCGGTGAAGAGGTCACGCAGGCCGTCATCACCGTCCCCGCCTATTTCAACGACGCCCAGCGTCAGGCCACCAAGGACGCTGGCAAGATCGCGGGGCTTGAGGTTCTGCGCATCGTGAACGAGCCGACGGCGGCCGCACTCGCCTACGGTCTCGACAAGAAAGAATCGAAAACCATTGCGGTCTATGACCTTGGCGGCGGTACGTTCGATATCACCATCCTTGAAATCGATGACGGGCTGTTCGAGGTGAAGTCGACCAACGGGGACACGTTCCTCGGCGGTGAAGATTTCGACATGCGGATCGTCAATTATCTCGCTGAAGAGTTCAAAAAGGAACACGGCGTCGATCTG
The genomic region above belongs to Paracoccus sp. SCSIO 75233 and contains:
- a CDS encoding ABC transporter permease produces the protein MFEQRQTRTMGGAALTTLALIYHMTVYKIRKGDRNAVFGLAMSVVKSLLMVAILYLMFYFLQMRSSPIRGNFILYIMSGIFLFLTQNKAMGAVLGADGPVSPLMKHGPLNPSIAIVSSALAALFQQTFACLTLLLLTHALIEPVKLEYPFICLGIFLLAWFTGCCIGLMFRAAKPWWPGGITIISQFYMRANMFTSGKIFVANALPSTMLPLFTWNPLFHTIDQARGFAFVNYTPRNSDLLYPISVALTFLMIGLVWDFVNRHYISLSWSIRRL